One part of the Leucobacter triazinivorans genome encodes these proteins:
- a CDS encoding threonine aldolase family protein yields METPHATPISFASDNYAGAHPEVLEAVAAANTGHAPAYGADPWTARFGDVVRDLFGEQAEAFPVFNGTGANVLSLQASLPRWGAVICAQTAHINVDEGGAPERVASLKLLAVPAEHGKLTPELVDREAWGWGDEHRAQPLAVSISQSTELGTCYTAAEVRALADHAHERGMVLHMDGSRLGNAAAHLGCSLAEITSGAGVDVLSLGGTKNGLLGAEAVVVLNPAAATGLPYLRKLDMQLGSKMRFVSAQLLALYEGDLWLRSARHANSMATRLRAGLETLIADGVGIDLPHPTQSNAVFAALPPEAQARAHERFHFYDWPGDASLVRLMCAFDTSPNDVDALLAAIAG; encoded by the coding sequence ATCGAGACACCGCACGCCACCCCCATCTCCTTCGCTTCGGACAACTACGCCGGAGCGCACCCTGAGGTGCTCGAGGCCGTCGCGGCCGCGAACACCGGTCACGCACCGGCCTACGGGGCCGACCCCTGGACGGCGCGCTTCGGCGACGTCGTCCGAGACCTCTTCGGTGAGCAGGCTGAAGCGTTTCCCGTCTTCAACGGCACCGGCGCCAACGTGCTCTCACTACAGGCGTCGCTGCCCCGCTGGGGCGCGGTGATCTGCGCGCAGACCGCCCACATCAACGTCGACGAGGGCGGGGCGCCCGAGCGGGTCGCCTCGCTCAAGCTGCTCGCGGTGCCCGCCGAGCACGGCAAGCTCACTCCCGAGCTCGTGGATCGCGAGGCCTGGGGCTGGGGCGACGAGCACCGCGCGCAGCCGCTCGCCGTCTCGATCTCGCAGAGCACCGAGCTGGGCACCTGCTACACGGCCGCAGAGGTGCGGGCCCTCGCCGACCACGCGCACGAGCGCGGCATGGTGCTGCACATGGATGGTTCGCGCCTCGGCAACGCCGCCGCGCACCTCGGCTGCTCGCTCGCCGAGATCACGAGCGGGGCCGGGGTCGACGTGCTCAGCCTGGGCGGCACGAAGAACGGCCTGCTCGGGGCAGAGGCGGTCGTCGTGCTGAACCCCGCTGCCGCGACCGGTCTCCCCTACCTGCGCAAGCTCGATATGCAGCTGGGCTCGAAGATGCGCTTCGTCTCGGCGCAGTTGCTCGCGCTCTATGAGGGGGATCTCTGGCTGCGCTCCGCGCGCCACGCGAATTCCATGGCGACGCGGCTGCGCGCGGGACTCGAGACGCTCATCGCCGACGGTGTCGGGATCGACCTCCCCCACCCGACGCAGTCGAACGCGGTGTTCGCGGCGCTGCCGCCCGAGGCACAGGCCCGCGCGCACGAGCGGTTCCACTTCTACGACTGGCCGGGCGACGCTTCGCTCGTGCGCCTCATGTGCGCCTTCGACACCTCTCCGAATGACGTCGACGCGCTGCTCGCAGCGATCGCCGGCTGA
- a CDS encoding LysE/ArgO family amino acid transporter — protein sequence MIVPLLVGAGSGLSLIVAIGAQNAFVLRQGIRREHVLPVALICGLTDALLELLGVAGIGFVVQRAPILLEIVRWGGVAFLLWYAWAAARRAMRPEVLVAGEGSEGSLKRTILACLAITYLNPHVYLDTMVLMGSIGNAQGDPERWWFVLGGALASIAWFFLLGYGARALTRFFATPRAWQVLDWVVAVVMLVIAARLVFGGVGV from the coding sequence GTGATCGTTCCTCTTCTCGTCGGCGCCGGCAGCGGGCTCTCCCTCATCGTGGCCATCGGCGCGCAGAACGCCTTCGTGCTGCGCCAGGGGATCCGCCGCGAGCACGTGCTGCCGGTGGCGCTGATCTGCGGCCTCACCGACGCGCTGCTCGAGCTGCTGGGCGTGGCCGGGATCGGCTTCGTGGTGCAGCGCGCGCCGATCCTGCTCGAGATCGTGCGCTGGGGCGGTGTCGCGTTCCTGCTCTGGTACGCCTGGGCCGCGGCGCGACGGGCGATGCGGCCGGAGGTGCTGGTGGCGGGCGAGGGATCCGAGGGATCGCTGAAGCGCACGATCCTCGCCTGCCTCGCGATCACGTATCTCAACCCGCACGTCTATCTCGACACCATGGTGCTCATGGGGTCGATCGGCAACGCGCAGGGCGATCCGGAGCGCTGGTGGTTCGTGCTCGGCGGCGCGCTCGCGAGCATCGCCTGGTTCTTCCTGCTCGGCTACGGGGCGCGGGCGCTCACCCGCTTCTTCGCCACGCCACGTGCGTGGCAGGTGCTCGACTGGGTGGTCGCGGTCGTGATGCTCGTGATCGCGGCGCGCCTCGTCTTCGGTGGCGTCGGTGTGTAG
- a CDS encoding ABC transporter permease, which produces MTTAPESPAARTAPGTSPARPSAPAPAPAPAPVPEPRHRLPGVLRAGWSAVGLELRGYFRTPDTVFFTFLFPVLMLGIFGVAFESSGDVGARPDGTGGISMAAYYLPGMVAAGLLLAGVQNLAVDIARERSDGWLRRLGGTPMSPVSYFLGKAGMILITAVVQTALLLAFAALVLGVELPSDPALWLRFAWLFALGIATMTLLGVALSAVPRSSRSATAVVLPIVLLLQFVSGVYLQFAMLPEWLQNAAGVFPLKWLAQGMRSVFLPEHFAEIEQTGAWDLGLVALNLCIWLVVGLVASRLTFTWQRRS; this is translated from the coding sequence ATGACCACAGCACCGGAATCACCCGCGGCACGCACCGCGCCCGGCACCTCGCCGGCCCGCCCGTCGGCACCCGCACCGGCACCGGCACCCGCACCGGTCCCCGAGCCGCGGCATCGCCTGCCCGGAGTGCTGCGAGCGGGTTGGAGCGCCGTGGGGCTCGAACTGCGCGGGTACTTCCGCACTCCGGACACGGTCTTCTTCACCTTCCTGTTCCCGGTCCTGATGCTCGGGATCTTCGGCGTCGCCTTCGAATCGAGCGGCGACGTGGGAGCCCGGCCAGACGGCACGGGCGGGATCTCGATGGCGGCCTACTACCTGCCCGGCATGGTCGCGGCCGGTCTGCTGCTGGCGGGGGTGCAGAACCTCGCGGTCGACATCGCCCGCGAGCGGAGCGACGGGTGGCTGCGCCGACTCGGCGGCACCCCGATGTCGCCGGTCTCGTACTTCCTCGGCAAGGCGGGCATGATCCTCATCACCGCCGTCGTGCAGACGGCGCTGCTGCTCGCCTTCGCCGCCCTTGTGCTGGGCGTCGAGCTGCCGAGCGATCCGGCACTCTGGCTGCGCTTCGCCTGGCTCTTCGCGCTCGGGATCGCGACGATGACCCTGCTGGGCGTCGCGCTCTCGGCGGTGCCCCGCTCATCGCGCAGCGCAACCGCGGTGGTGCTCCCGATCGTCCTGCTGCTGCAGTTCGTCTCGGGCGTCTACCTGCAGTTCGCGATGCTGCCGGAGTGGCTGCAGAACGCGGCGGGGGTGTTTCCGCTGAAGTGGCTGGCGCAGGGGATGCGCTCGGTGTTCTTGCCGGAGCACTTCGCCGAAATCGAGCAGACGGGCGCGTGGGATCTGGGTCTCGTCGCGCTGAACCTCTGCATCTGGCTGGTGGTGGGCCTGGTGGCGAGCCGTCTCACGTTCACCTGGCAGCGGCGGAGCTAG
- a CDS encoding TetR/AcrR family transcriptional regulator C-terminal domain-containing protein: MATREPLSSERIIAAAAGVADRGGLTAVSMRSVGRALSVEAMSLYHHVDGKESLLDGLADWVFAQIVLPRESDPWREGMELRARSAREVLAAHPWALGLIESRSAPGPALLRHHDAVIGCLHRGGFPLLLASQAFSVIDAYVSGFVLTEQSLPFDAAGVENAGDFARRVAPALAGYPHLAALVGALTSDREYVYADEFEVGLGMILDQLAHRLASS; encoded by the coding sequence GTGGCCACTCGCGAACCCCTGAGCTCGGAGCGGATCATCGCGGCTGCGGCGGGCGTCGCCGACCGCGGCGGACTGACCGCGGTGAGCATGCGGAGCGTGGGCCGCGCCCTCTCGGTCGAGGCGATGTCGCTCTACCACCACGTCGACGGCAAGGAGTCGCTGCTCGACGGTCTCGCCGATTGGGTGTTCGCGCAGATCGTGCTGCCGCGCGAGTCCGACCCGTGGCGGGAGGGCATGGAGCTGCGGGCGCGATCGGCGCGGGAGGTGCTCGCGGCGCACCCCTGGGCGCTCGGGCTGATCGAGTCGCGCAGCGCTCCCGGTCCGGCCCTGCTGCGGCATCACGATGCGGTGATCGGCTGCCTGCATCGCGGCGGGTTCCCGCTGCTTCTCGCCTCGCAGGCCTTCTCCGTGATCGACGCATACGTCTCTGGCTTCGTGCTCACCGAGCAGTCCCTGCCGTTCGATGCGGCCGGCGTGGAGAACGCCGGCGACTTCGCGCGCCGGGTTGCGCCCGCGCTCGCCGGATATCCGCATCTCGCGGCGCTGGTCGGCGCGCTCACGAGCGACCGCGAGTACGTCTACGCCGACGAGTTCGAAGTGGGACTCGGCATGATCCTCGATCAGCTCGCGCACCGGCTCGCCTCGTCTTGA
- a CDS encoding ABC transporter ATP-binding protein — translation MNHSGAAVRVRGLGKRYGDRTILDGIDLDIAPGETYALLGPNGAGKSTTIEILEGLRRPGSGEVRVLGEDPLDARRAWRARIGIVAQSTGDLGPYTARELLAHFGSLYPNPRAADEVLELVGLTEHAGKRATKLSGGQQRRLDVALGIVGRPELLFLDEPTTGFDPEARRQFWGMLEGLTGEGTAILLTTHYLDEAAHLADRVGVLSGGSITAEAPPEELGGADARVPLVRWRDPHGGLREERTATPGLLVEQLCAHAAAAGAPGGEPAELEVRRPSLEEIYLELIGADS, via the coding sequence ATGAACCACAGTGGAGCGGCCGTGCGGGTGCGCGGCCTCGGAAAACGGTACGGCGATCGCACCATCCTCGACGGGATCGACCTCGATATCGCGCCGGGCGAGACCTACGCGCTGCTCGGCCCGAACGGCGCGGGCAAGAGCACGACCATCGAGATCCTCGAGGGGCTCCGGCGCCCCGGAAGCGGCGAGGTGCGCGTGCTCGGGGAGGATCCGCTCGACGCCCGTCGTGCCTGGCGGGCCCGCATCGGCATCGTCGCCCAGAGCACCGGAGACCTCGGACCGTACACCGCGCGCGAGCTGCTCGCGCACTTCGGATCGCTCTACCCGAATCCGCGGGCGGCCGATGAGGTGCTCGAACTGGTCGGCCTCACCGAGCACGCGGGCAAACGAGCCACCAAGCTCTCGGGCGGTCAGCAGCGTCGCCTCGACGTTGCGCTCGGGATCGTGGGTCGCCCGGAGCTGCTGTTCCTCGACGAGCCCACCACCGGCTTCGACCCCGAGGCGAGGCGGCAGTTCTGGGGCATGCTCGAGGGGCTCACCGGGGAGGGCACCGCGATCCTGCTCACCACCCACTACCTCGACGAGGCGGCGCACCTGGCCGACCGGGTCGGGGTGCTCTCTGGCGGCAGCATCACCGCGGAGGCGCCGCCCGAGGAGCTCGGCGGCGCCGACGCGCGGGTGCCGCTGGTTCGGTGGCGCGATCCTCATGGGGGACTCCGGGAGGAGCGCACGGCGACGCCCGGCCTCCTGGTCGAGCAGCTCTGCGCGCACGCTGCGGCCGCGGGGGCGCCGGGCGGCGAACCCGCCGAGCTCGAGGTGCGGCGCCCGTCGCTCGAGGAGATCTACCTGGAACTGATCGGAGCGGACTCATGA
- a CDS encoding NAD(P)-dependent alcohol dehydrogenase, translating to MQAALAGRYGPPETLRIAEIPTPEPRAHEVLVRVVATPVTAGDARIRAGRFPRGFGLPARLALGLRGPRRRVLGAVCSGVIERTGSAVDRFAPGDAVVGMTGGRMGAHAEYAVIDAERLVPKPVALSHDAAAAALFGGTTALYFLRDRVGLHTGQRLLVNGASGSVGSAAVQLGRALGAEVTAVTSGRNRELATELGAAEVIDYTTTPIVEWGGDSDVVFDAVGTITRSSGQRLLAPGGALVLAVASLADTIRARGRVFAGPAPERAADFELLLDLVARGRFDPVVRTLDGLDAIPEAHRIVDSGRKIGNLVVRLAE from the coding sequence ATGCAGGCAGCACTCGCCGGGAGGTACGGGCCGCCGGAGACCCTCCGCATCGCCGAAATCCCCACCCCCGAGCCCCGCGCCCACGAGGTGCTGGTGCGAGTGGTCGCCACCCCCGTGACCGCGGGAGACGCCCGGATCCGCGCCGGCCGCTTTCCGCGCGGCTTCGGCCTTCCCGCCCGCCTCGCCCTCGGGCTGCGGGGGCCCCGGCGCCGCGTGCTCGGCGCCGTCTGCTCGGGCGTGATCGAACGGACGGGCAGCGCGGTCGACCGTTTCGCACCCGGGGACGCGGTCGTCGGCATGACCGGCGGGCGCATGGGCGCTCACGCGGAATACGCCGTGATCGACGCGGAACGGCTGGTGCCGAAGCCCGTCGCGCTCTCGCACGACGCAGCTGCCGCAGCGCTCTTCGGGGGCACCACCGCGTTGTACTTCCTGCGGGATCGCGTCGGCCTGCACACCGGGCAGCGCCTGCTCGTGAACGGCGCGTCCGGCTCGGTCGGCAGCGCCGCGGTGCAGCTGGGCCGCGCGCTGGGCGCCGAGGTCACCGCCGTGACGAGCGGCCGCAATCGCGAGCTCGCCACGGAGCTCGGCGCAGCCGAGGTCATCGACTACACCACGACTCCGATCGTCGAGTGGGGCGGCGACTCCGACGTGGTCTTCGACGCCGTGGGCACGATCACCCGCTCCAGCGGACAGCGACTGCTCGCACCTGGCGGGGCGCTGGTGCTCGCGGTCGCAAGCCTCGCCGACACGATCCGCGCCCGAGGCCGCGTCTTCGCGGGACCGGCTCCCGAACGTGCCGCGGACTTCGAGCTGCTGCTCGATCTCGTCGCCCGGGGCCGGTTCGATCCGGTGGTGCGCACGCTCGACGGTCTCGATGCGATTCCCGAGGCGCACCGCATCGTGGACAGCGGGCGCAAGATCGGCAACCTCGTCGTACGCCTGGCGGAGTGA
- a CDS encoding LysR family transcriptional regulator ArgP, with protein sequence MDLPIEHLATFAAIVEQGSFEGAARQLHITPSAVSQRVRAMEQRIGAVLLRRSRPVEVTEAGTAVLRAARQVERIAGDLAAELGQGSTGGSLIPIVVNADSLATWFVPALARAARETGARFEVIRADETLSTDHLRRGAAMAAVTATREPVPGCTVARLGVDRYRAVASPAFAAQHFPDGPGVEALRGATMIEFDRHDIFQQRFLRRISRSGIVPPRHYVPSSSEFALAVELGMGWGMLPALQCADALAEGRLVEVSPGTVIELPLYWQRWNLSSPVLDALSAIVAEEAGAALG encoded by the coding sequence ATGGATCTGCCGATCGAGCACCTGGCCACCTTCGCCGCGATCGTGGAGCAGGGCAGCTTCGAGGGGGCCGCGCGACAGCTGCACATCACCCCCTCGGCCGTGAGCCAGCGCGTGCGCGCCATGGAACAGCGCATCGGCGCGGTGCTGCTGCGCCGCAGCCGCCCCGTCGAGGTGACCGAGGCGGGCACCGCCGTGCTGCGTGCGGCACGGCAGGTCGAGCGGATCGCCGGAGACCTCGCGGCCGAACTCGGCCAGGGATCGACGGGCGGATCGCTGATCCCGATCGTGGTGAACGCCGACTCGCTGGCCACCTGGTTCGTTCCCGCGCTCGCCCGCGCGGCTCGGGAGACCGGTGCGCGCTTCGAGGTGATCCGGGCCGACGAGACGCTCTCGACCGACCACCTGCGGCGCGGTGCGGCGATGGCCGCCGTCACCGCGACGCGCGAGCCCGTCCCGGGGTGCACCGTCGCTCGGCTGGGAGTGGATCGCTACCGCGCGGTCGCCAGCCCGGCGTTCGCCGCGCAGCACTTCCCCGACGGGCCGGGCGTCGAGGCGCTGCGCGGCGCGACGATGATCGAGTTCGACCGGCACGACATCTTCCAGCAGCGCTTTCTCCGCCGCATCAGCCGATCCGGCATCGTCCCCCCGCGCCACTACGTGCCCTCGTCGTCGGAGTTCGCGCTCGCGGTCGAGCTCGGCATGGGGTGGGGCATGCTGCCGGCCCTGCAGTGCGCCGACGCCCTCGCCGAGGGGCGCCTGGTCGAGGTCTCGCCGGGAACCGTGATCGAACTGCCGCTCTACTGGCAGCGGTGGAACCTGAGCTCCCCCGTGCTCGACGCCCTGTCCGCGATCGTGGCCGAGGAGGCGGGCGCGGCGCTCGGTTGA